The following are encoded in a window of Molothrus ater isolate BHLD 08-10-18 breed brown headed cowbird unplaced genomic scaffold, BPBGC_Mater_1.1 matUn_MA207, whole genome shotgun sequence genomic DNA:
- the LOC118701279 gene encoding ice nucleation protein InaU-like, giving the protein MFIAFIALITLIALIAFMAFMAFMAFIAFIALITLITFIAFIALITLIAFIAFIAFTAFIAFIAFFAFMAFMAFMAFIAFMAFIAFIAFIAFIAFIAFMAFIAFIVFIAFMAFIAFTAFRMDTGDTGTGDRARMDTGDRARMDIGDTARMDIGDRAKMDTGDRTRMDIGDTARMDIGDRARMGIGDTARMDIGDRAKMDTGDMARMDIGDRARMDIGDTARMDIGDRARMDIGDRARMDTGDRARMDIGDTARMDTGDTARMDIGDRARMDTGDRARMDIGDTARMDIGDRARMDIGDTARMDTGDTARMDIGDTARMDIGDRARMDIGDRARMDIGDTARMDTGDTARMDTGDRTRMDTGDMARMDIGDMARMDIGDRASDRRATSLTGLIGATSLCPVPAWTLRGPCPPCPLPCLSVPPPLSDTSLSPRP; this is encoded by the coding sequence ATGTTCATTGCGTTCATTGCGTTAATTACGTTAATTGCGTTAATTGCGTTCATGGCGTTCATGGCGTTCATGGCGTTCATTGCGTTCATTGCGTTAATTACGTTAATTACGTTCATTGCGTTCATTGCGTTAATTACGTTAATTGCGTTCATTGCGTTCATCGCGTTCACTGCGTTCATCGCGTTCATCGCGTTCTTTGCGTTCATGGCCTTCATGGCGTTCATGGCGTTCATCGCGTTCATGGCGTTCATCGCGTTCATCGCGTTCATTGCGTTCATTGCGTTCATCGCGTTCATGGCGTTCATTGCGTTCATCGTGTTCATCGCGTTCATGGCGTTCATCGCGTTCACTGCGTTCAGAatggacactggggacacgggcactggggacagggccaggatggacactggggacagggccaggatggacattggggacacagccaggatggACATTGGGGACAGGGCCAAAatggacactggggacaggacCAGGatggacattggggacacagccaggatggACATTGGTGACAGGGCCAGGATGGGCattggggacacagccaggatggACATTGGGGACAGGGCCAAAatggacactggggacatggccaggatggacattggggacagggccaggatGGACATTGGGGACACGGCCAGGATGGACATTGGGGACAGGGCCAGAATGGACAttggggacagggccaggatggacactggggacagggccagaatggacattggggacacagccaggatggacactggggacacggCCAGGATGGACAttggggacagggccaggatggacactggggacagggccaggatGGACATTGGGGACACGGCCAGGATGGACAttggggacagggccaggatGGACATTGGGGACACGGCCAGAatggacactggggacacagccaggatggACATTGGGGACACGGCCAGGATGGACAttggggacagggccaggatggacattggggacagggccaggatGGACATTGGGGACACGGCCAGAatggacactggggacacagccaggatggacactggggacaggaccaggatggacactggggacatggccaggatggacattggggacatggcCAGGATGGACATTGGGGACAGGGCCAGTGACCGCAGGGCCACCAGCCTGACAGGCCTGATTGGAGCCACGTCCTTGTGTCCAGTCCCTGCTTGGACCCTGCGGGGtccctgcccaccctgtcccctcccctgcctcagtgtcccccccccccttaGTGACACCTCGCTGTCCCCTCGGCCCTAA
- the INPP1 gene encoding inositol polyphosphate 1-phosphatase, producing the protein MAGLLPALVAVSQKAAEVARRCRAEEPLFRLLVAEKTGPERSARFQRDFKTLADVLIQELIKHDLGTQFPELRGHIHGEESSEFRDAHGGTVTVRVGATPGDTVALLVAVLGPEHTRAAELLAEAVHQEVTLGDTELDGIDPGVSPGDLGIWIDPIDSTNEFIGGREDVAAVDGVAPGGLRSALVLVGAFERHSGVPVLGVINEPFYQRDPQSHRWQGRYHWGVAHGDTRLCSLSPPVPRARPRVVLSRAESAAVRGALASLGGGPPLFAAGAGYKLLCVALGLADAFVLSQATTFAWDSCAPHAVLRALGGGVVALAGALRA; encoded by the exons ATGGCGGGGCTGCTGCCGGCGCTGGTGGCGGTGTCGCAGAAGGCGGCGGAGGTGGCGCGGCGCTGCCGGGCGGAGGAGCCGCTGTTCCGGCTCCTGGTGGCCGAGAAGACGGGCCCGGAGCGCAGCGCCCGCTTCCAGCGCGACTTCAAGACCCTGGCGGATGTCCTGATCCAGGAGCTCATCAAACACGacctggggacacag TTCCCCGAGCTCCGGGGACACATCCACGGCGAGGAGAGCAGCGAGTTCAGGGACGCGCACG GTGGCACGGTGACAGTGCGGGTCGGTGCCACCCCGGGGGACACGGTGGCCCTGCTGGTGGCCGTGCTGGGCCCCGAGCACACGAGGGCGGCcgagctgctggcagaggccGTGCACCAGGaggtgacacttggggacacggaGCTGGATGGCATCGACCCAGGAGTGTCCCCAGGGGACCTGGGGATCTGGATAGACCCCATTG acTCCACCAACGAGTTCATCGGGGGGCGCGAGGACGTGGCCGCCGTCGACGGCGTCGCCCCCGGGGGGCTGCGCTCGGCCCTGGTGCTCGTGGGGGCCTTCGAGCGCCACAGCGGGGTCCCCGTGCTGGGGGTCATCAACGAGCCCTTCTACCAGAGGGACCCCCAGAGCCACAG GTGGCAGGGTCGCTACCACTGGGGGGTGGCTCACGGTGACACCCGCCTGTGCTCGCTGTCCCCTCCCGTTCCCCGTGCGCGTCCCCGCGTGGTGCTGAGCCGGGCCGAGAGCGCGGCGGTGCGGGGGGCCCTGGCCTCGCTGGGCGGGGGTCCCCCCCTTTTCGCGGCCGGCGCCGGGTACAAACTGCTCTGCGTGGCGCTGGGGCTGGCGGACGCCTTCGTGCTGTCGCAGGCCACCACCTTCGCCTGGGACTCGTGCGCCCCGCACGCCGTGCTCAGGGCCCTGGGCGGGGGCGTGGTGGCCTTGGCGGGGGCGCTGCGGGCG
- the GDF11 gene encoding LOW QUALITY PROTEIN: growth/differentiation factor 11 (The sequence of the model RefSeq protein was modified relative to this genomic sequence to represent the inferred CDS: deleted 1 base in 1 codon): protein MAPLWWLLGSLVAAVAGGGVGGQPPASEPACPVCLWRRQSKELRLESIKSQILSKLRLKEAPNITREVVKQLLPKAPPLQQLLDLHDFQGDSLQHDEYLEEDEYHATTETVISMAQETDPVVQIEGNPHCCFFNFSPKIMFTKVVKAQLWVYLRPVQHTSTVYLQILRLKPVTDEGSRHIRIRSLKIELNSRAGHWQSIDFKHVLQNWFKQPHNNWGIEINAFDPNGNDLAVTSLGPGAEGLHPFMELRVLENNKRSRRNLGLDCDEHSTESRCCRYPLTVDFEAFGWDWIIAPKRYKANYCSGQCEYMFMQKYPHTHLVQQANPRGSAGPCCTPTKMSPINMLYFNDKQQIIYGKIPGMVVDRCGCS from the exons ATGGCCCCgctgtggtggctgctgggCTCGCTGGTGGCCGCggtggcgggggggggggtcgGTGGA CAGCCCCCCGCCTCCGAGCCCGCCTGCCCCGTGTGCCTGTGGCGGCGGCAGAGCAAAGAGCTGCGCCTGGAGAGCATCAAGTCGCAGATCCTGAGCAAGCTGCGGCTGAAGGAAGCGCCCAACATCACCCGGGAGGtggtgaagcagctgctgcccaaggcCCCCccgctccagcagctcctggaccTCCACGACTTCCAGGGGGACTCGCTGCAGCACGACGAGTACCTGGAGGAGGACGAGTACCACGCCACCACCGAGACCGTCATCAGCATGGCCCAGGAAA CCGACCCGGTGGTGCAGATCGAGGGCAACCCGCACTGCTGCTTCTTCAACTTCAGCCCCAAGATCATGTTCACCAAGGTGGTGAAGGCGCAGCTCTGGGTGTACCTGCGGCCGGTGCAGCACACCTCCACCGTGTACCTGCAGATCCTGCGCCTCAAGCCCGTCACGGACGAGGGCAGCCGCCACATCCGCATCCGCTCGCTCAAGATCGAGCTCAACTCGCGCGCCGGCCACTGGCAGAGCATCGACTTCAAGCACGTCCTGCAGAACTGGTTCAAGCAGCCCCACAACAATTGGGGCATCGAGATCAACGCCTTCGACCCCAACGGCAACGACCTGGCGGTCACCTCGCTGGGACCCGGCGCCGAGGGGCTG caccccttCATGGAGCTGCGCGTCCTGGAGAACAACAAGCGCTCTCGGCGGAACCTGGGGCTGGACTGCGACGAGCACTCCACGGAGTCGCGCTGCTGCCGCTACCCGCTCACCGTGGACTTCGAGGCGTTCGGCTGGGACTGGATCATCGCCCCCAAGCGCTACAAGGCCAACTACTGCTCGGGCCAGTGCGAGTACATGTTCATGCAGAAGTACCCGCACACGCACCTGGTGCAGCAGGCGAACCCGCGCGGCTCGGCCGGGCCCTGCTGCACGCCCACCAAGATGTCCCCCATCAACATGCTCTACTTCAACGACAAGCAGCAGATCATCTACGGCAAGATCCCCGGCATGGTCGTGGATCGCTGCGGCTGCTCCTAG